The genomic region tgtcatgattttgtcatgattttgtcatttttgtcattatttttctGAGAGGACAGACATTCTTCAATTACAGCTCTCTTGGATATTGGAATCAATTCAATAGAAttctaattgaaaaaaataacataattcatactttgttttttttcttttattatatttacaaacgtatatacaaacaatgatttcttaattaaacaatcaatatttttataagtTATGTATTGCAATACATACAGTCACTACACAAAACCTGCAATTAATAACAATTTATACTCATTACTATTATAACAAGTAACGTTCAAGATGATGAACGAAATCATCTACAATGTAAGTATTGGCATGCCATTCTGATTGAAGATATTCGGTGATGTCATTCATGGTCATTCCCATCTCTCGGTGAACCAAGTAATAGATACAATGTTGACCACACACTAGAGAGTTCAAATGCTGTACTGCAACGGGATTATAAATCCATGTTTTACATTGCTGGTttaagaaattgataaaatctaaatgaaagggagacaatccataAGGATCATAATATTCTCCACGTCTTTCTTCATCTATATACATAGCAATCCAATGTTgtccttgtttattatctgggtCAGTATTACAAACCATGAGACTAGGAACACTTAAAGGACATGAAGGTAATGTATTTCTAGCATAAACCCCTGCAAAATGAGGAGAAACGGCTTGTAGGGTCAGTTCTATTTCTAAAGTATTCATCATGCACTATAATCTAAAAGAATTTGCCTGTTACGATCTATTTCTATGATATTGTCAAATTCAGCATACACCACAACGTTAATGGTATTGGGTAGGGTTGTTCCGAAATGCACTTCCAAAGACAAGTTTCCCTTTTTTATCAGATGTCAGGTGTCAGATCAAATCCAACCAGGGTAAAACCAGTGCCATATTCATCCTTTGAGATGTTATTACCCTCGTCACGAAACGTTTTGCCGGTAGTGTTAAACAGGCCCATGTAGCTTCTTACGTAATGTTTCTGAGTGAAATTTGGCTGCAAAGGCTTGGTGGGGACTTGTTTGCCATCCACGTTCAggacaacaaaattaatatcaaaatctttaaaatgaaaatgattctTGGTGATGAGTCCACTATAGGCATCACTGTCCACACATCCGATGACCAATCTCTTAGGCATTTGTCCTAGAAACAGATTATCCTttacaaaattgtgatttcccctTGGAACAGAAAATACTTTCATTGCGATTCTTCTGATTGGGTATTTGGCAGGTGATATTTCCAGGGCTTTTGCATGGGCCAGTCTCACCGATGGACTCAGTCTAACTTTTCTCACGTTTAGATAGATGTCCTTGATGACAACTTTGAATTCTTTGTCTTCTCCCATCAAACAGAAAACATCTTTACTTCTGGTTAACGTTATTTTCATGTTCACATTATTGACAAGATATCGTTCCTGAGCAAATAGGTCAGAATGGAGTCTTCCCATCATTTCCACAGATCTACTGGTTGCTGTTGACAATTTCCTTATACCACATTCCACTGGTCAACTGAGATTCTTTGGCTGCAGGACGATAGCTGAATAGCGTTTCCAGGTAAGCTCTGAATGGATACATATTGTTGGGTGATGAGACTAGTTTTTCATTGAGACAAACGCTGACATCCCCAAAGAGAGAATGTAACCAAAGATTAACAGGTGCAACGTTTTCATCAGTAAGGTTGGTGCTATCATTATTGAGGATCTGTGCTTTCACGTAGAGGGAAGTATTTGCTAGATCCAAGTAATCATCTCCAGCTCCTGATACGTCAAAGACATAAGGGCCACCATCATTGACAGATGTGACCGTTCCAATTTGATGCCAGTATCCATCTTCTACACTGGTTTGAGTGGGTGGTGTATCGAATAAATCTAATTCTGACTGGACACATTCACAGGAGTTCTGATGAACTAAAGACGTCTTTCAACGCCACTCTGTATAaactacacaaacacatacacacatatatgcctttttggggggggggggggggggggggggggggggggggggggggaatcaTGCATCAAAGATATCGTTTGCTCTATGCTGATTGGATGattcttttcttttcctttttctcCTTCCAGGTGGCCTTAGATCTTGCAAAGCTTTACGTTTAAGCTGATCTCTAGCTTCGATGGCACGTTTTCTTGCTGCAGTTTTGATGTTTTCCCCCTTTAGCAAATCACTAGTCAATTTCATGCCAGAATCAAATGCTTGTTTTCCTACAAGTCTCACTCCTTTCTTCACAATTGGAGTGATGCTCTTCATTCCAGAATGAAGTAAAGGCTTAATGGTTTTAAATAAACCTCTAAACAGACCTCCTATACCATGACCTCTCTGCATTCTTGTTCATCTGAAGACATTTC from Pecten maximus chromosome 11, xPecMax1.1, whole genome shotgun sequence harbors:
- the LOC117338587 gene encoding uncharacterized protein F54H12.2-like, with amino-acid sequence MGRLHSDLFAQERYLVNNVNMKITLTRSKDVFCLMGEDKEFKVVIKDIYLNVRKVRLSPSVRLAHAKALEISPAKYPIRRIAMKVFSVPRGNHNFVKDNLFLGQMPKRLVIGCVDSDAYSGLITKNHFHFKDFDINFVVLNVDGKQVPTKPLQPNFTQKHYVRSYMGLFNTTGKTFRDEGNNISKDEYGTGFTLVGFDLTPDI